The Christiangramia flava JLT2011 region AACTGGAAGCTCACTTTAGTAATAAAGGACGTGGCGGCAAGACCGTAACTATCATCAAAGGATTTCAAGGTCCTGATGAGGAACTTACCGCCCTGGGAAAGATGCTGAAGAAAAAATGTGGCGTTGGAGGTTCTACCAAAGATGGTGAAATTATCATTCAGGGTGATGATCGTGAAAAGATCATGCAAATTTTGAAAAAAGAAGGTTACAATATTAAGCGTGTGGGTGGTTAATCCCGCACGCTTTTTTTAAATATGAAAAACTCCCTTCACATAGTTAATGGCGACAGCCTGGCAGAACAGATGTTGCAGCTTCAGCTTCCCGGTAAGACGATTATCTGGCGGGAATTGTTGTGTGAAGGTCCTACGGAAAAAGAGATCAACGCCAGTTTTTTTAAAATCCGGAAACAATTTCTGCAGGACACCTACGGCATCAGCGCAGAGAATTATGAAGATCGTTTTATTTCTGAAGTCGAAAAACTGAAGGATTTCGAGGATTATGATAACGTGGTGCTGTGGTTTGAATTTGATCTTTTTTGCCATATCAATATGCTGGCGGCCATCAGCTTTCTTACAGAGAACAAAGCAAAAAAGCCGGTGTCGCTCGTATGCAGTAAGAAATTGAAAGGCGAGAAAGAATTACAGCCACTTTCCCATTTGAACCTTAAGGAACTTCAAAATCACTACGATCAGCGTATCGAACTGGGCGATGACGATCTCGAGATTGCAAACCTTATCTGGGAACTTTATTGCGGCAATGACCCCATGAAGTTAAAGCCAAAGATCAAGACAAATTCCAATTTTGAATATTTATCCAGCAGTATCAGGGCTCACATTGAACGTTTTCCCAATAGTGTGACCGGGATCAACACCCTGGAACGCAATGTGCTTCGGTTGATTGATTCTCATGAGATCAAAAATGAAAATCACCTTTTAGGCTATGCGCTTCAGTACCAGGGATATTATGGATACAGCGATTCGCAAATGCAACGGCTTCTGGATAAATTAAAAATTTTCTATGAGCAAACAGAAGATCAAATTCGTCTAACCAGGGATGGTTACCAGGCGTTGGAAGGTAAAAAGAACTTTTACCGTGACCTTCAGAATAACGAGTTCTACGGTGGCGCACGGATTTTTGATTTTCTATACGATTCTGAATCTCACAGATTACTAAAACTTTAAAATGAGTATACAAGCTTCTGAATTGATCCTCAATGCTGACGGGTCTATATATCATTTGAATTTACTGCCGGAGGATCTGGCACAAACGGTTATAACGGTGGGTGACCCGGAGAGAGTTCCGAAAATCACCCGGCATTTTAGCAAAATTGAAGTTCAAAAGCATAAACGCGAATTCAACATCCATACGGGAATTTACAAAGGCAAACGTATCACCGTGATGTCTACCGGTATGGGAACTGACAATATCGACATTGCCTTTACGGAACTGGATGCCCTGGTCAACATCGATTTTCAGAAAAGAAAAGTAAAAGAGAATTTAACTAGTCTTGACATTATCAGGATAGGGACCACCGGTTCCATCCAGGAGGATATCCCGGTAGACGCTTTTCTGGTAAGCGAACTGGTAATGGGTTTTGACGGACTTCTTCATTTTTATCAAAGTGAACAGTTCCTGAAGGAGGCGATTTCCGAAGAATTCGTCAAACAAACAGGATGGTCTTCCAAAAAAGCTTTTCCGTATGTAGTGGAAGGCAGTCCGGAACTTTTTGAAAAAATGCATTCGGAAGAAACCGTTGCCGGGTTTACCGCGACAAACATTGGCTTTTACGGACCACAGGGACGCGTATTGCGATTGCCGATTCCAGATGAAAAAATGAATGAGAAGATCGCTAAATTCAATTATGAAGGTAGACGCATCACCAACCTGGAAATGGAAACTTCCGGTATCTACGGAATGTCTAAATTGTTGGGGCACAAGGCCATTTCGATGAACGCCGTTCTGGCCAACCGCGCCACAGGTGAATTCACAAAAGATCCTTCTGCACTTGCCGATGGCCTTATTGAATATACCCTGGATCGAATCGTTTCCTAAACCTCATTTAACAATTAATTATCAGCAAAGCAGGAGGTACTTTGTATTTTTGATCAAACAACCTATCGTCCATGCAGCAACCAAATGAAGAGCGTTTCAGGCACAGGGATCTCAACTGGCTAAGTTTTAACGAACGTGTACTTCAGGAAGCCGAAGATCATCTCAATCCGTTATTTGAGCGGATGAAATTCCTGGCTATTTTTTCTTCCAATCTTGATGAGTATTTCAGGGTTCGAGTGTCGCAACTTCGGCAAATGAAGCGTGTAAAAAAAAGTATTCGTAAGAAACTGGCTCTTCGCCCTTCAAAGATCACGAAACAGATCATCGAAGAAGTTAAAAAACAACAGGACCGCTTCGGAAAGGTTTACCATGACGAAATTGTTCCGGAACTGGCTGAAAATGGTATTCACATTCTCGATTCTGAACATTACAATACGCAGCAGAAAGAATTTGTAGCCTCATTTTTTCAGAATAAGGTGCAGGAAAAGTTACGCCCTATCCGCCTGGATTTACAGAAGGAAAATGAACTTTTCCTGGAAAACTCGATCCTGTATTTTTTGGTGACCTTTCAAAATGAAGATCATCTTGCGGTAGTAAATATCCCGGTAAATGACTGCGGAAGGTTTGTAATGATCAAAGACACCGAAGAAATTCATCATATCACCTACCTGGACGAAATCATCAGGCATGAGATGCATCATTTATTTTCTGAGGATGAGATCACCGGGATTTTTGAAATTAAGCTCTCCCGCGACGCCGAACTCTATATAGATGATATCTACAGCGGCGTGCTGGCTGAAAAGATCTACGAATCACTAAAGCAACGTACAGACGGGCAACCAACCAGGCTGTTATACGATGCGAGTATGCCGAAGGAAGTTCAGAAGAAGATCAGGAAATTACTGGGATTGGGTAAAATAGATATGATGCCCGGGGGGAAATACCACAATTTTAAAGATTTCATGTCTTTTCCAGATCCCACCAATAATCCCAAACTACATTTCGAGGAATTACCTCCCCTGCCACATAAAAATTTCGAGAAAAGCACCAATTATTTTAAAACCATAGCTGAAAAAGATCAATCGATACATTTTCCGTTTATGTCTTTTGCATATCTGGAAAAGTTTCTGGACCAGGCGGCGAATGACGAACAGGTCACGCATATCAAAATATCACTTTATCGGGTTGCTGATGAATCCCAGCTTACATCCTCGCTGATGCAGGCTCTCGAAAATGGAAAAGAAGTGACCGTTTTTGTGGAGGCCAAAGCCAGGTTCGATGAAGAAAATAATATTACCTGGGGAAGAAAATTCGAGGAAAAAGGCGCTCATGTGATCTACAGCTACCCGAAAGTCAAGGTACATTCCAAGATCATGCTGGTTTGCCGCGAAGAAGGTGAGGAAACTCAAAGGTATTCTTATATCGGCACCGGGAATTTCAACGCGGAAACCTCTAAGATCTATTGTGATCATGCCATATTTACGGCCAACAAGGATATCACTAAAGAAATGGACCGGCTTTTTAAAGTGCTGGAAGGAGAGTTGATCATTCCGCGGGAGAAGAATTTACTGATTTCCCCCTTCAGCACCAGACAGGAATTTTCCAGGATGATCTACAACGAGATCGAGAACGCCCGGGAAGGTAAGAAAGCACGGATTGTGGCAAAAATGAACAGTCTCGAGGATGAAGAAATGATCGATCTTTTATATAAAGCCAGCCAGGCCGGTGTCGAGATCAGGATGCTCATTCGAGGATTTACCAGTCTCATCCCCGGTGTCAAAGGCTTGAGCGAAAATATCTATATCACGAGTATCGTAGATCGTTTTCTGGAACACGGGCGCATCTATATTTTTGAAAATGGTGGCGAAGAACTCATGTTCTACGGAAGCGCGGACTGGATGAATCGCAACCTGAACAGAAGAATTGAAGTGATTTCCCCAATTCTGGATGAAGAGATCAGGCAGGAATTCAAGGATATTCTTACAATTCAGCTGAACGATAATGTAAAAGCACGAATTCAGGATTCCGAAGAAAAAAATGAATACGTTCAAAGAGCTTCGGGAGAACCTGAGATTCGCTCACAATACCAGATATACGAATATCTCAAAGAAAGACATACATCATGACAACAATACGAGTAGGCGGAGTTCCGGAACATTTCAACTTGCCCTGGCATCTATGTATCGAGGAAGGTAAATTTGAAGCTGCCGGCCTGGACGTAGCATGGCGCGAGTATCCCGAAGGAACCGGTGCCATGTGTAAATCGCTTAGAAATGAAGAAATTGATGTGGCGGTAATACTAACTGAAGGCATTATTAAGGATATTATAGCCGGAAATCCTTCCAAAATCATTCAGAATTATATTGGAAGTCCGCTGATTTGGGGTATCCACGTAGCCTGTGAATCGAAATATCACGATATTCAGGATCTTGAAGGCACTACAGCGGCTATCAGCAGGTTTGGCAGCGGAAGTCATCTAATGGCTTATGTCAACGCCCAGCACCACGACTGGGATGTTGATGAACTGCAGTTTGAAGTGATCAATAATGTAGATGGTGCAATTAAAGCATTGAAAAACGATGAAGCGCAGTATTTCATGTGGGAACATTTCACCACCAAACCGCTGGTAGATAACAAAACCTTTCGATTGATTGCCGATTGCCCTACTCCTTGGCCCTGTTTTGTGATTGCCGCTACGGAAAAAGCTATTGCTGAAAAACCAGATGCTCTTCAGAAAATGCTAAAAGTATTGAATGCAGAAACTGCTAATTTTAAGCTGAAGCCAAAAGTTGATGTTTTATTAGCTGAACGTCATCAGCAAAAGCTGGAAGACATTAGGAAATGGCTGGATCTTACAAGATGGAGCCAGCAACAAATTTCAGATGAAGAAACTGAAAATGTTGTAAATCAACTCTTTAATCTCGGGCTGATAGATCAGAAGGTTTCGAGAGATAAATTACTTCACTTTTTTTAGACCTAAACGATAGTATTTCACAGGAATAATTCTATTTTTGGTTACAAATCAAAAAACGCCTATCGTGAAAAAATTACTATTACCCCTTTTCCTCATCATTTTTTGTTTCCATGCACAATCCCAACAGGAGGATGAAGATGGAATACGGAATGAAGAAACTGGTTTACTTCAAAATGAAAATTTAGGAAAGAACGAATTAAGCATTAACGCGCTATCACTTATTGCCATAGGAGCACTCGATCTTAGTTATGAACGAAATATCAACGAAGACTCTAGCTGGAGTACAGAACTATGGTTTCAGTTGAGCGATGAGATTAATGACGATTTTGTGAGGGATTTCGCGATCACTGGAAAGTATAAACATTTTTTTAGCTCCAATTATGCCAGAGGATTTTACGTTCATGCTTTTTCCATGATCAGCTCTGGAAAAAACTATGACTATAACTACGATTACGAAAATGATATTTCTATGGAAGAGGATGAAAGTTTTACTGACTTTGCTCTCGGTTTCGGTATTGGAGGCAAACTAATTTCATCCGGAGGTTTTAAAGCCGATTTTAGCGGAGGAATTGGAAGAAACCTTCTGAATGACAATTCCCCAACCATAGTTGGACAGGTCATGGTTAATCTTGGATATAGATTCTAATACTGCCAATTTTAGATACAAAAGCCGACTGTTTAGAGTCGGCTTTTTTCAATAGTAACAACCTTATATTTTAAAATATTATTACCAATTAATGGGCTTTTTGCCATGATTTTCCAAGTACTTATTTGCTTGGCTAAAATGAGAATTTCCAAACCAGTATCCCCGGTTCGCACTTAAGGGGGAAGGATGACCGCTGGTGAGTATCAGGTGTTTGGAAGCATCGATCAATTTGGCTTTTTTCTTTGCATATCCGCCCCAAAGCATAAAAACTACATTTTCCTTCTCCTGGGAAATGATCTCAATAACCCGGTCAGTAAATATTTCCCAACCTTTATTCTGGTGAGAACCTGCCTGGTGCGCACGAACGGTAAGCGTGGCATTTAACAATAATACACCCTGGTCTGCCCACCGCTCCAGATTTCCGGTTTTCGGAAGATCTTTTCCAAGGTCATTTTCGATTTCTTTAAAAATGTTTATCAGGGAAGGAGGGAAAGCAATTCCGTCATGAACCGAAAAGCACAAGCCATTCGCCTGCCCTGGCCCATGGTAAGGATCCTGGCCCAGGATCACCACGCGGGTATCCTCAAATGCAGAATGGTCAAACGCAGCGAAAATCTCCTTACCCGGTGGAAAAATTTTATGCTCGCTATATTCATTTTTGACGAAATAGGTTAAATTCTTGAAGTAATCCTTTTCAAATTCTATTTCCAGTTCCTTTTTCCAGCTTGGGTGTATTCTTACGTTCATGAGAATTGAGTAACTTTGCGAGTCCTCAAAAGTAGGGAAAAATTGATATGATAAAAATTAGTTCGAGAAGTCTGGATGATCTGGAGTTCCCGGTAATCAGGCAACACATCAGTGAACTTTGCGTGACCGGGCTTGGAAAAGAAAAGGCTTTAGAAATCACACCTTATCCAACTTACCAAAAAACCATTTTCGGTCTGAACCAGACCAATGAATATGTGGGTTCCAAACACCAGGAAAAGCCAATTCCCAATCACGGATTTGATTCCGTAGCACAGGAGATCAAATTGCTGAATATCGAGGGAGCAGTCATTGAAATTGGTGGTTTTCGGAAGATCGCTTCTATTGCCGAAACGGTCAACACCCATCTGAAGTATTTCCAGAAATACGCAGAAATTTACCCGAGTCTTTCTGAAACTGTTTCAACTGTTGAATTCAACCAGGATATCCCGGAAAAGATCAACTCGGTAATAGACCGTTTTGGGGAAATGAAAGATGATGCCTCTACCCTCTTACAAAACCTGAGGCGCTCGATTAATTCTGTAAAAGGGCAGATCAATTCCAGTTTTGCTTCTGCTCTGTCTACTTACAATTCTTACGGTTATTTAGACGATATCCGGGAAAGTGTAGTCGAAAATGTTCGGGTTCTGGCGGTTAAAGCCATGTATCGCCGCAAGGTGAAAGGTGGCATCATGGGAAACTCCAAGACCGGGAGCATCGTCTATATTCAACCTGAAACAACCTATCAATACACCCGGGAGTTGAATAACCTGGAGTATGAGGAAAAAGAGGAAATTAAACGAATTCTGAAGGAACTTACAGAGTTCATGAGACCCTACCGTGAACACCTTATAGAATACCAGGAATTACTGAGTGATATTGATGTGATCGCGGCAAAGTCTAAATTTGCAGAGAAAATAAACGGGGTGCTTCCAAAGGTCTCGAAAGATCGGGAATTGCATTTGCAGGAAGCATACCATCCGCTTCTTTATCTGAATAACAAACGCAAAGGTGAAAAAACTTTTCCGCAGTCTATAGAACTGAGTCCTGATAACCGAATTATTGTTATTTCAGGACCTAATGCCGGTGGAAAAAGTATCACTTTGAAAACCGTGGGATTATTGCAAGTGATGCTGCAAAGCGGCATGCTTATTCCGGTTCACGAATACAGCCGCGTGTGCCTTTTCAGAAAAATACTCACCGATATTGGCGACAACCAGTCGATAGAAAATCATTTGAGCACCTACAGTTACCGACTCAAAAACATGAATTATTTCCTTCGGAAATGTGATGACAAAACCCTTTTCCTAATCGATGAATTTGGAACCGGAAGTGATCCTGAGCTCGGCGGTGCACTGGCTGAAACTTTTTTAGAGGACTTTTATGAAAAAGGCTCCTACGGAATCCTCACAACGCATTACGCGAATCTCAAGAAGCTGGCCAATGAATTGCCAGATATGAGCAACGCGAATATGATGTTTGACAGTCGCACGCTGGAGCCTGTTTATAAATTGCAGGTTGGAGAGGCCGGTAGTAGTTTTACTTTTGAAGTCGCTCAAAAAAATGGAATCCCGTATAGCCTTATCAACCGTTCCAAAAAGAAGGTCGAAAGAGGTAAGATACGTTTTGACAGAAGTATTGCCAAACTTCAGAAAGAACGTTCCGAATTACGCAAAACAACCGATTCTCTAAAACAGAAGGAACAGAAGACAGCGGCTCAACAGGGAAAACTGGAAGAGATCAACTCCAGGATCCAGCAGAAACTGGAAGACTATCAGGAATTGTACGATTCCAACCAGCGCCTGATCTACCTGGGTCAAAAACTCGATGATCTCAGTAAGAAATATTTTAACGATAAGAAAAAACGAGAACTTATTGGAGAAATGCTGAAGATCGTGGAGATCGAGAATTCCAAGCGGAAGAAGGAATCTAAAAAGCAGCAACAGGCTCAAAAAGCCAAAGAACAACAAATTCAGAAAGCTGCCCAGAAAGAGATAGCTCCGATTCGCGAGAAAAAACAGGAAGAAAAAAAGAAAGAACAGGTCCTGAAAAAACAGGAACAGAATAAACCCAAAGCGAAGCTCAAGGTGGGCGACCGTGTGCGATTGCAGGATGGGAAAGCTGTGGGATCAATCGATACTATCGAAAAAGGTAAAGCTCTGGTGAATTACGGGATGTTCACAACCTCTGTTTCAGTAGATCAACTGGAACTGGTACAGGCGGCAAAGAAGAAATGAAACAGTTAGCAGAAAATAAAAAAATTGTCCTGTTTGACGGTGTTTGCAACCTGTGTAATTCGGCTATTCAGTTGATCATTAAGCATGATAAAAATGATCTTTTTCGGTTTGCTTCTCTGCAGAGTGAAACCGGCCGAAAACTTCTGATGGAACGTGGTCTTGATCCTGAAAAGCTGGAGTCCGTAATCCTGATCGATCCGGGGGTGGCTTATTATCGAAAATCCACGGCAGCACTGGAAATTGCCAAGCATCTATCCGGAGGTTATTCCTTTTTATACCTGTTTATACACTTACCGGAATTTCTGAGAGACCCGGTTTATAACCTTATTGGACATTACAGGTACAGATGGTTTGGAAAAAAAGATCAGTGCATGATCCCTACTCCAGAATTACAATCCAAATTCCTGGACTAAGTCTGGACTGATTATTTGGTTTCGGTAGTATCTTCAGATTCTGGATGGTATTCATCATCCCATTCCTTCACGTTTGGTGGCCCCATCATATCAACTGATTTGGCGACCATCAGCGAAACCGCTGCATCACCCGTCACATTTACAGTGGTACGGCACATATCCAAAGGCCTGTCTACCGCAAAGATCAAAGCTAGACCGGCTTCAGGAATACCTGCCTGTGCCAACACGATCACCAGCATGACCATTCCCGCTCCCGGGACTGCAGCTGAACCTATGGAAGCTAAAGTAGCCGTCGCGATAATGCCCATTTGGGTACCAAGACTCAGATCCATTCCAAAAGCCTGGGCGATAAACACTGCTGCCACAGCCTGGTACAGGCTGGTTCCATCCATATTGATAGTAGCTCCGATTGGCAGAACGAAACTGGTAACTTCTTTATGAACGCCCATATGCTCTTCTACCCGCTCCATGGTTACAGGAAGCGTAGCCGCACTTGAACTGGTAGAAAAAGCCAGCAATTGTGCCGGAGCAATTCCGTTGATGAAAAATGAAGGCTTGTTTCCTGTAAATATCCATACTAAGAGAACGTAAACACCTATCATCAATGCCAGGCCTATCAAAACTGTCAAAGCGTACATGGCCAGGGCAGCAAAAAGATCGGTACTGGGTGATTCCACAACCAGTGCAGCCAGGAGGGCAAATACTCCATAAGGAGCGGTAAGCATAATGAGATCG contains the following coding sequences:
- a CDS encoding substrate-binding domain-containing protein yields the protein MTTIRVGGVPEHFNLPWHLCIEEGKFEAAGLDVAWREYPEGTGAMCKSLRNEEIDVAVILTEGIIKDIIAGNPSKIIQNYIGSPLIWGIHVACESKYHDIQDLEGTTAAISRFGSGSHLMAYVNAQHHDWDVDELQFEVINNVDGAIKALKNDEAQYFMWEHFTTKPLVDNKTFRLIADCPTPWPCFVIAATEKAIAEKPDALQKMLKVLNAETANFKLKPKVDVLLAERHQQKLEDIRKWLDLTRWSQQQISDEETENVVNQLFNLGLIDQKVSRDKLLHFF
- a CDS encoding uracil-DNA glycosylase, encoding MNVRIHPSWKKELEIEFEKDYFKNLTYFVKNEYSEHKIFPPGKEIFAAFDHSAFEDTRVVILGQDPYHGPGQANGLCFSVHDGIAFPPSLINIFKEIENDLGKDLPKTGNLERWADQGVLLLNATLTVRAHQAGSHQNKGWEIFTDRVIEIISQEKENVVFMLWGGYAKKKAKLIDASKHLILTSGHPSPLSANRGYWFGNSHFSQANKYLENHGKKPINW
- a CDS encoding dicarboxylate/amino acid:cation symporter — translated: MKKLALHWQILLGMVAGVVFALILTNFSWGPEFVSDWIKPFGNIFINALKLIAVPLILASLIKGISDLKDISKLSKMGFRTIATYIITTVIAVSIGLVLVNVIGPGRTISQDTREDLIASYEGDASVRITDAEKQKDAGPLQALEDLVPSNIFGAASDNGNMLQVIFFAIFFGIGLILIPEQTAKPVKDFFDGFNEVILKLIDLIMLTAPYGVFALLAALVVESPSTDLFAALAMYALTVLIGLALMIGVYVLLVWIFTGNKPSFFINGIAPAQLLAFSTSSSAATLPVTMERVEEHMGVHKEVTSFVLPIGATINMDGTSLYQAVAAVFIAQAFGMDLSLGTQMGIIATATLASIGSAAVPGAGMVMLVIVLAQAGIPEAGLALIFAVDRPLDMCRTTVNVTGDAAVSLMVAKSVDMMGPPNVKEWDDEYHPESEDTTETK
- the ppk1 gene encoding polyphosphate kinase 1, which translates into the protein MQQPNEERFRHRDLNWLSFNERVLQEAEDHLNPLFERMKFLAIFSSNLDEYFRVRVSQLRQMKRVKKSIRKKLALRPSKITKQIIEEVKKQQDRFGKVYHDEIVPELAENGIHILDSEHYNTQQKEFVASFFQNKVQEKLRPIRLDLQKENELFLENSILYFLVTFQNEDHLAVVNIPVNDCGRFVMIKDTEEIHHITYLDEIIRHEMHHLFSEDEITGIFEIKLSRDAELYIDDIYSGVLAEKIYESLKQRTDGQPTRLLYDASMPKEVQKKIRKLLGLGKIDMMPGGKYHNFKDFMSFPDPTNNPKLHFEELPPLPHKNFEKSTNYFKTIAEKDQSIHFPFMSFAYLEKFLDQAANDEQVTHIKISLYRVADESQLTSSLMQALENGKEVTVFVEAKARFDEENNITWGRKFEEKGAHVIYSYPKVKVHSKIMLVCREEGEETQRYSYIGTGNFNAETSKIYCDHAIFTANKDITKEMDRLFKVLEGELIIPREKNLLISPFSTRQEFSRMIYNEIENAREGKKARIVAKMNSLEDEEMIDLLYKASQAGVEIRMLIRGFTSLIPGVKGLSENIYITSIVDRFLEHGRIYIFENGGEELMFYGSADWMNRNLNRRIEVISPILDEEIRQEFKDILTIQLNDNVKARIQDSEEKNEYVQRASGEPEIRSQYQIYEYLKERHTS
- a CDS encoding translation initiation factor; this translates as MAKKKMGLEDLGGFVFSTSDDFNEKEYLPEDDQEDLSPGEQQLEAHFSNKGRGGKTVTIIKGFQGPDEELTALGKMLKKKCGVGGSTKDGEIIIQGDDREKIMQILKKEGYNIKRVGG
- a CDS encoding thiol-disulfide oxidoreductase DCC family protein; protein product: MKQLAENKKIVLFDGVCNLCNSAIQLIIKHDKNDLFRFASLQSETGRKLLMERGLDPEKLESVILIDPGVAYYRKSTAALEIAKHLSGGYSFLYLFIHLPEFLRDPVYNLIGHYRYRWFGKKDQCMIPTPELQSKFLD
- a CDS encoding endonuclease MutS2, translating into MIKISSRSLDDLEFPVIRQHISELCVTGLGKEKALEITPYPTYQKTIFGLNQTNEYVGSKHQEKPIPNHGFDSVAQEIKLLNIEGAVIEIGGFRKIASIAETVNTHLKYFQKYAEIYPSLSETVSTVEFNQDIPEKINSVIDRFGEMKDDASTLLQNLRRSINSVKGQINSSFASALSTYNSYGYLDDIRESVVENVRVLAVKAMYRRKVKGGIMGNSKTGSIVYIQPETTYQYTRELNNLEYEEKEEIKRILKELTEFMRPYREHLIEYQELLSDIDVIAAKSKFAEKINGVLPKVSKDRELHLQEAYHPLLYLNNKRKGEKTFPQSIELSPDNRIIVISGPNAGGKSITLKTVGLLQVMLQSGMLIPVHEYSRVCLFRKILTDIGDNQSIENHLSTYSYRLKNMNYFLRKCDDKTLFLIDEFGTGSDPELGGALAETFLEDFYEKGSYGILTTHYANLKKLANELPDMSNANMMFDSRTLEPVYKLQVGEAGSSFTFEVAQKNGIPYSLINRSKKKVERGKIRFDRSIAKLQKERSELRKTTDSLKQKEQKTAAQQGKLEEINSRIQQKLEDYQELYDSNQRLIYLGQKLDDLSKKYFNDKKKRELIGEMLKIVEIENSKRKKESKKQQQAQKAKEQQIQKAAQKEIAPIREKKQEEKKKEQVLKKQEQNKPKAKLKVGDRVRLQDGKAVGSIDTIEKGKALVNYGMFTTSVSVDQLELVQAAKKK
- a CDS encoding nucleoside phosphorylase, which produces MSIQASELILNADGSIYHLNLLPEDLAQTVITVGDPERVPKITRHFSKIEVQKHKREFNIHTGIYKGKRITVMSTGMGTDNIDIAFTELDALVNIDFQKRKVKENLTSLDIIRIGTTGSIQEDIPVDAFLVSELVMGFDGLLHFYQSEQFLKEAISEEFVKQTGWSSKKAFPYVVEGSPELFEKMHSEETVAGFTATNIGFYGPQGRVLRLPIPDEKMNEKIAKFNYEGRRITNLEMETSGIYGMSKLLGHKAISMNAVLANRATGEFTKDPSALADGLIEYTLDRIVS
- a CDS encoding DUF1835 domain-containing protein — protein: MKNSLHIVNGDSLAEQMLQLQLPGKTIIWRELLCEGPTEKEINASFFKIRKQFLQDTYGISAENYEDRFISEVEKLKDFEDYDNVVLWFEFDLFCHINMLAAISFLTENKAKKPVSLVCSKKLKGEKELQPLSHLNLKELQNHYDQRIELGDDDLEIANLIWELYCGNDPMKLKPKIKTNSNFEYLSSSIRAHIERFPNSVTGINTLERNVLRLIDSHEIKNENHLLGYALQYQGYYGYSDSQMQRLLDKLKIFYEQTEDQIRLTRDGYQALEGKKNFYRDLQNNEFYGGARIFDFLYDSESHRLLKL